One region of Malania oleifera isolate guangnan ecotype guangnan chromosome 6, ASM2987363v1, whole genome shotgun sequence genomic DNA includes:
- the LOC131158050 gene encoding early nodulin-like protein 19: MLSSGTSASTPAHHEPFFFYYCYLLLIISISIFPAAATDHIVGANKGWNSGINYTLWANNNTFYVGDLISFRYQKTQYNVFEVNQTGYDNCTTEGATGNWSSGKDFIPLNKPKRYFFICGNGGCFSGMKVSVLVHPLPPPPSSASPTNLSFPSSAAAPLLRHGLGSSAFKITTLLLIWVCSGWI; the protein is encoded by the exons ATGTTGTCAAGTGGTACTTCTGCTTCAACTCCAGCTCACCATGAACCCTTCTTCTTCTACTACTGCTACCTGTTGCTTAtcatctccatctccatcttCCCTGCTGCGGCCACCGACCACATTGTGGGAGCCAACAAAGGCTGGAACTCCGGCATCAACTACACTCTCTGGGCCAACAACAACACCTTCTATGTTGGCGACCTCATCT CATTCAGGTATCAGAAGACGCAGTACAACGTGTTCGAAGTGAACCAAACAGGGTACGACAACTGCACCACGGAAGGAGCCACCGGCAACTGGAGCAGCGGAAAGGACTTCATCCCCCTCAACAAACCCAAGCGCTACTTCTTCATTTGCGGCAATGGCGGTTGCTTCAGCGGCATGAAGGTCTCCGTCCTCGTCCACCCTCTCCCTCCGCCGCCCTCCTCCGCCTCCCCCACAAATCTCTCTTTCCCATCGTCGGCTGCCGCGCCCCTTCTCCGCCACGGACTGGGATCCTCAGCTTTTAAGATCACTACTCTTCTTTTGATCTGGGTATGCTCCGGTTGGATCTAG